The Streptomyces sp. NBC_01275 genome has a segment encoding these proteins:
- a CDS encoding DUF6299 family protein, with protein MSFRLALTAAVGAALLLLAAPALTVTAAAAPAESVTVDPAGRIASDGTVTLSGTYRCLGSTGPVFVGSSVRQGSGDVRQGIGGTRALCDGAEHAWQNTGKPAPDALKAGPARVEATLMELKPQGGLPLPSFHATTEQDITLTAFH; from the coding sequence ATGTCGTTCCGCCTCGCCCTGACCGCTGCCGTCGGCGCCGCCCTGCTTCTGCTGGCCGCCCCGGCCCTCACCGTCACGGCCGCCGCCGCCCCCGCGGAGAGCGTCACCGTCGACCCGGCCGGCCGGATCGCCTCCGACGGCACCGTCACCCTCTCCGGCACCTACCGCTGTCTCGGCAGCACGGGTCCCGTCTTCGTCGGCTCCTCCGTCCGCCAGGGCTCCGGGGACGTTCGGCAGGGCATCGGAGGCACCCGCGCTCTGTGCGACGGCGCCGAGCACGCCTGGCAGAACACGGGCAAGCCCGCCCCCGACGCGCTCAAGGCCGGCCCGGCCCGTGTCGAGGCGACCCTGATGGAGCTCAAGCCCCAGGGCGGCCTGCCCCTGCCGAGCTTCCACGCGACGACGGAGCAGGACATCACGCTGACGGCCTTCCACTGA
- a CDS encoding sporulation protein, which translates to MVFKRLLGALGVGGPSVDTVLDGGAVPPGGVLSGQVHLRGGGTAVDIEHITLELVARVEAEHEDGESEGFVAFERFTVGGGFRLDEEEHRSVPFSVTLPWETPITELYGQPLGVVLGVRTELAVAGTKDKGDLDALTVGPLPAQEAILEALGQLGFGFRSADLEYGRIGGTGQQLPFYQEIELAPSPEYAHQVNEIEVTFLAGPAVLEVVLEADKRGGFLSSGHDALTRFSVGHQDVPGRDWNTEVDGWVRQLVEHRSAYDSPASYGHGDAYGGGHHGYDEHRPHDEHRSGSGVGTAVAAGAAGLAVGVVGGMVAAEVVDEIGDFFEGDEEEEDGGDGED; encoded by the coding sequence ATGGTGTTCAAACGGCTGCTCGGGGCCCTCGGTGTGGGCGGTCCCTCGGTGGACACGGTCCTGGACGGCGGTGCGGTACCGCCGGGCGGGGTGCTGTCCGGGCAGGTGCATCTGCGGGGCGGCGGTACGGCCGTGGACATCGAGCACATCACCCTGGAGCTCGTCGCACGGGTCGAGGCCGAGCACGAGGACGGCGAGAGCGAGGGCTTCGTCGCCTTCGAGCGGTTCACGGTCGGCGGCGGCTTCCGGCTCGACGAGGAGGAACACCGCAGCGTCCCCTTCAGCGTGACGTTGCCGTGGGAGACGCCGATCACCGAGTTGTACGGCCAGCCGTTGGGCGTCGTCCTCGGCGTGCGCACCGAGTTGGCGGTGGCCGGGACGAAGGACAAGGGCGACCTCGACGCGCTCACCGTCGGCCCGCTGCCGGCGCAGGAGGCGATCCTCGAGGCGCTCGGCCAGCTCGGTTTCGGCTTCAGGTCGGCGGATCTGGAGTACGGGCGCATCGGCGGCACCGGCCAACAGCTGCCCTTCTACCAGGAGATCGAGCTCGCTCCGTCGCCCGAGTACGCGCACCAGGTCAATGAGATCGAGGTGACCTTCCTCGCCGGTCCGGCGGTTCTGGAAGTCGTTCTGGAGGCCGACAAGCGCGGCGGGTTCCTCTCCTCCGGGCACGACGCGCTGACCCGCTTCAGCGTGGGCCACCAGGACGTGCCCGGCCGGGACTGGAACACGGAGGTCGACGGCTGGGTCCGGCAACTGGTCGAGCACCGGTCCGCGTACGACTCGCCCGCGTCGTACGGGCACGGGGACGCGTACGGCGGCGGGCACCACGGGTACGACGAGCACCGCCCGCACGACGAGCACCGTTCCGGGTCGGGCGTCGGCACCGCGGTCGCCGCCGGTGCGGCGGGTCTGGCGGTCGGCGTGGTCGGCGGGATGGTCGCCGCCGAAGTCGTCGACGAGATCGGCGACTTCTTCGAGGGGGACGAGGAAGAGGAAGACGGGGGCGACGGGGAGGACTAG
- a CDS encoding RidA family protein, with protein sequence MTAERVNPPGLSPPTGFSHAVVATGGRLVFLAGQTALDAEGRVVGADLPAQFERALANLLTALRSCGGAPADLARVTVYAVDVADYRVRAPELGRIWRDLAGRDYPAMAVVEVVRLWDEQALVELDGFAVLP encoded by the coding sequence GTGACCGCCGAGCGCGTCAACCCGCCCGGGCTCTCCCCGCCCACCGGCTTCTCCCATGCCGTCGTCGCCACCGGAGGCCGGCTCGTCTTCCTCGCGGGTCAGACCGCGCTCGACGCCGAGGGCAGGGTCGTCGGGGCGGACCTCCCCGCGCAGTTCGAGCGGGCCCTCGCCAACCTCCTCACCGCCCTGCGGAGTTGCGGAGGCGCCCCGGCCGACCTCGCCCGCGTCACCGTCTACGCCGTCGACGTCGCCGACTACCGCGTCCGCGCGCCCGAACTCGGCCGCATCTGGCGGGACTTGGCGGGCCGCGACTATCCCGCGATGGCGGTCGTGGAGGTCGTGCGGCTCTGGGACGAACAGGCGCTCGTCGAGCTCGACGGCTTCGCGGTGCTGCCGTAA
- a CDS encoding DUF5999 family protein codes for MCSHPFPSASAAHPVHVVAAHPEQGWSLLCDGTIVFDDCGELLPDGRVVSPHRAPAQRLTIAA; via the coding sequence ATGTGTTCCCACCCGTTTCCCAGCGCTTCTGCCGCCCACCCCGTGCACGTCGTCGCCGCCCACCCCGAGCAGGGCTGGAGTCTGCTGTGCGACGGCACGATCGTCTTCGACGACTGCGGCGAACTGCTCCCCGACGGCCGCGTCGTGAGCCCGCACCGGGCGCCCGCACAGCGACTGACCATCGCGGCCTGA
- the araB gene encoding ribulokinase, giving the protein MSLAPCVVGVDFGTLSGRAVVVRVADGAELAAAEHPYTHAVLDRQLPDGTPLPPDWALQVPADYIDVLRIAVPEALARSGVRPEQVVGVGTDFTACTVLPVLADGTPLCELPDLASRPHAYVKLWRHHAAQAQADRITALAEARKEPWLRRYGGKISSEWEFAKALQLLEEDPELYGLTDRWVEAADWIVWRLCGTYVRNACTAGYKGQLQDGVYPSSDYLAALDPGFAGFVADKLEQPIGQLGDLAGGLTAEAAAWTGLPEGIAVCVGNVDAHVTAPAATAVEPGRMVAIMGTSTCHVMSSDRWAEVPGMCGVVDGGILPGLWGYEAGQSGVGDVFGWFVRTGFPAAYAEQAAALGRDPHEHLTALAAEQRVGEHGLVALDWQSGNRSVLVDHDLSGVVVGLTLSTRPEDVYRALLEATAFGTRTIIEAFEASGVPVGELIVAGGLTKNALLMQIYADVIRRPLGVIDSAQGPALGAAMHAAVAAGAYADIRAAAQAMGKARPAVYQPDPGRAAAYDRLYAEYRLLHDYFGRGANEVMHRLRALRTEASA; this is encoded by the coding sequence ATGAGCCTCGCCCCCTGTGTAGTCGGGGTCGACTTCGGCACCCTGTCCGGGCGGGCCGTGGTGGTCCGTGTCGCCGACGGCGCCGAACTGGCCGCCGCCGAGCACCCGTACACGCACGCGGTCCTCGACCGGCAGCTGCCCGACGGTACGCCGCTGCCGCCCGACTGGGCGTTGCAGGTGCCCGCGGACTACATCGACGTCCTGCGCATCGCCGTACCCGAGGCGCTGGCCCGCTCCGGTGTGCGGCCGGAGCAGGTGGTGGGCGTCGGCACGGACTTCACCGCGTGCACCGTCCTGCCGGTCCTCGCCGACGGCACGCCCCTGTGTGAACTCCCCGATCTCGCGTCCCGTCCGCATGCTTACGTCAAGCTCTGGCGTCACCACGCCGCGCAGGCCCAGGCCGACCGCATCACCGCCCTGGCCGAGGCGCGCAAGGAGCCGTGGCTGCGGCGGTACGGGGGGAAGATCTCCTCGGAGTGGGAGTTCGCCAAGGCGTTGCAGCTGCTCGAAGAAGATCCCGAGCTCTACGGGCTGACCGACCGCTGGGTGGAGGCGGCGGACTGGATCGTGTGGCGGCTGTGCGGGACCTACGTCCGCAACGCCTGCACCGCCGGTTACAAGGGCCAGCTCCAGGACGGCGTCTATCCCTCCTCCGACTATCTCGCCGCGCTCGACCCCGGCTTCGCCGGCTTCGTGGCCGACAAGCTGGAGCAGCCGATCGGTCAGCTCGGGGATCTGGCGGGCGGGTTGACGGCGGAGGCGGCGGCGTGGACGGGGCTGCCGGAGGGCATCGCCGTCTGCGTCGGCAACGTGGACGCGCATGTGACGGCGCCCGCGGCCACCGCGGTGGAGCCGGGGCGGATGGTCGCCATCATGGGCACCTCGACCTGTCATGTGATGAGCAGCGACCGGTGGGCCGAGGTGCCGGGGATGTGCGGGGTCGTCGACGGCGGGATCCTGCCGGGGCTGTGGGGTTACGAGGCCGGGCAGAGCGGCGTCGGGGACGTCTTCGGCTGGTTCGTGCGCACCGGGTTCCCCGCCGCGTACGCCGAGCAGGCCGCCGCGCTCGGCCGCGACCCGCACGAGCACCTCACCGCCCTCGCGGCCGAACAGCGGGTGGGGGAGCACGGGCTGGTGGCGCTGGACTGGCAGAGCGGCAACCGTTCCGTGCTCGTCGACCACGACCTCAGCGGTGTGGTGGTGGGGCTGACGCTGTCGACCCGGCCGGAGGACGTCTACCGCGCTCTGCTGGAGGCGACCGCCTTCGGCACGCGGACGATCATCGAGGCGTTCGAGGCGTCGGGCGTGCCGGTGGGCGAGCTGATCGTCGCGGGCGGGCTGACGAAGAACGCGCTGCTGATGCAGATCTACGCCGACGTCATCCGTCGTCCCCTCGGCGTCATCGACTCGGCGCAGGGTCCCGCGCTGGGCGCGGCGATGCACGCGGCGGTCGCGGCCGGGGCGTATGCGGACATCCGGGCCGCAGCGCAGGCGATGGGCAAGGCCCGCCCGGCCGTCTATCAGCCGGACCCCGGGCGGGCCGCCGCCTACGACCGCCTCTACGCCGAATACCGGCTGCTGCACGACTACTTCGGCCGCGGGGCCAACGAGGTCATGCACCGGCTGCGCGCCCTGCGCACGGAAGCCTCCGCCTGA
- a CDS encoding BlaI/MecI/CopY family transcriptional regulator: MTDRRQDRPHDRPHDRLHDQRQDRRQRPRRRGQGELEALVLAALREADGPANAGWVQERMGGDLAYTTVITILTRLLAKGVVARERSGRSFAWTPVSDQAGLAAHRMRRLLDGEKDREAVLASFLTSLEPDDERLLRDLLDGTGAEGTGADQTGAD; this comes from the coding sequence ATGACGGACCGGCGACAGGACCGACCGCATGACCGACCGCATGACCGACTGCATGACCAACGGCAGGACCGGCGACAGCGTCCCCGGCGGCGGGGGCAGGGCGAGCTGGAGGCGCTGGTCCTGGCCGCCCTGCGGGAGGCGGACGGTCCCGCGAACGCGGGCTGGGTGCAGGAGCGCATGGGAGGCGACCTCGCCTATACGACCGTGATCACGATCCTGACCCGGCTGCTGGCCAAGGGTGTGGTGGCCCGGGAGCGGTCGGGCCGCTCCTTCGCATGGACGCCGGTGTCGGACCAGGCGGGTCTCGCCGCACACCGGATGCGCAGACTGCTCGACGGCGAGAAGGACCGGGAGGCGGTGCTGGCCAGCTTCCTCACCTCCCTCGAACCGGACGACGAGCGTCTCCTGCGGGACCTGCTCGACGGCACCGGGGCGGAGGGGACCGGGGCGGACCAGACCGGGGCGGACTAG
- the araA gene encoding L-arabinose isomerase, which produces MTSYAPSPAHSPAQTLAAQEVWFLTGSQGMYGEDTLRQVAQQSRQIAERLDAAGRIPLKVVWKPVLTDAESIRRLCLEANASDACAGVVVWMHTFSPAKMWIAGLSALDRPLLHLHTQYNLSLPWSSIDMDFMNLNQAAHGDREFAHVEARLGVPRKIVAGHATDPRVIARVAAWTRAAAGRQAARTLRLARFGDNMRDVAVTEGDKVEAQLRFGYSVNTYAVNDLVAVVDAVQDKEAAELAAEYVESYNVVPALRPGGIRHDSLLYAARQEIGLRTFLTEGGFTAFTTNFEDLGGLRQLPGLAVQRLMADGYGFGGEGDWKTSALLRTMKVMGAGQPGGATFMEDYTYHLGPGAPRVLGAHMLEVCPTVAADRPACEIHPLSIGGREDPVRLVFNAAPGPALVVGLCDLGDRFRLTANTVDVVPPSEPLRRLPVATAVWEPRPSLAESAESWLLAGAPHHTVLSSAVDIETLADFAAMTGVELLTIDENTTSGQFAKEIRWNAAYHRLAQAL; this is translated from the coding sequence ATGACTTCATACGCCCCGTCGCCCGCCCACTCGCCCGCTCAGACTCTCGCCGCCCAGGAGGTCTGGTTTCTCACCGGCAGCCAGGGCATGTACGGCGAGGACACGCTGCGTCAGGTGGCGCAGCAGTCCCGGCAGATCGCCGAGCGCCTCGACGCCGCCGGCCGGATCCCGCTGAAGGTGGTGTGGAAGCCGGTGCTCACGGACGCGGAGTCGATCCGTCGGCTGTGCCTGGAGGCCAACGCCTCCGACGCCTGCGCGGGCGTGGTCGTGTGGATGCACACCTTCTCCCCGGCCAAGATGTGGATCGCCGGGCTCAGCGCGCTGGACCGGCCGCTGCTGCACCTGCACACCCAGTACAACCTGTCGCTGCCCTGGTCGAGCATCGACATGGACTTCATGAACCTCAACCAGGCCGCCCACGGCGACCGCGAGTTCGCCCACGTCGAGGCCCGCCTAGGCGTCCCCCGCAAGATCGTTGCCGGTCACGCCACCGACCCCCGCGTCATCGCGCGCGTCGCCGCCTGGACGCGGGCCGCCGCCGGCCGCCAGGCCGCCCGCACCCTGCGCCTGGCCCGCTTCGGCGACAACATGCGCGACGTCGCCGTCACCGAAGGCGACAAGGTCGAGGCTCAGCTCCGCTTCGGCTACTCGGTGAACACCTACGCCGTCAACGATCTGGTGGCCGTCGTCGACGCCGTGCAGGACAAAGAAGCCGCGGAACTCGCCGCCGAATACGTCGAGTCGTACAACGTGGTCCCCGCGCTGCGGCCAGGCGGCATCCGCCACGACTCCCTCCTGTACGCGGCCCGCCAGGAGATCGGCCTGCGGACCTTCCTCACCGAGGGCGGCTTCACCGCCTTCACCACCAACTTCGAGGACCTCGGCGGCCTGCGCCAGCTCCCCGGCCTCGCCGTCCAGCGCCTGATGGCCGACGGCTACGGCTTCGGCGGCGAGGGCGACTGGAAGACCTCCGCCCTCCTGCGCACGATGAAGGTCATGGGCGCCGGACAGCCCGGCGGCGCCACCTTCATGGAGGACTACACCTACCACCTCGGCCCCGGCGCTCCCCGCGTCCTGGGCGCCCACATGCTGGAGGTCTGCCCCACCGTCGCCGCGGACCGCCCCGCCTGCGAGATCCATCCCCTGTCCATCGGCGGCCGCGAGGACCCCGTCCGCCTCGTCTTCAACGCCGCCCCCGGCCCCGCCCTGGTCGTCGGCCTCTGCGACCTCGGCGACCGCTTCCGCCTCACCGCCAACACCGTCGACGTCGTGCCCCCCAGCGAACCCCTGCGCCGCCTCCCCGTCGCCACAGCCGTATGGGAGCCGCGCCCCTCCCTCGCCGAGTCCGCCGAGAGCTGGCTGCTGGCCGGCGCCCCTCACCACACCGTCCTCAGCTCCGCCGTCGACATCGAGACGCTCGCTGACTTCGCCGCCATGACCGGCGTCGAACTCCTCACCATCGACGAGAACACCACCTCCGGGCAGTTCGCCAAGGAAATCCGGTGGAACGCCGCCTACCACCGCCTCGCCCAAGCCCTGTGA
- the araD gene encoding L-ribulose-5-phosphate 4-epimerase AraD, protein MTAPVPALRDGLRQEVLEANLAIPRAGLAALTWGNVSGIDREAGLFVIKPSGVPYDSLTLEDLVTVRLSDGEIVHGRLRPSTDTETHRSLYRAFPSVGGVTHTHSTHAVAFAQARREIPVLGTTHADTFNGPVPCTPDLTPQQCATDYEYNTGQAIVDLLNSDDTRAAEVPGALVAGHGPFTWGPTARKSLEHAVICEAVADIALHTFALAPTSPPPPQHLLDRHYTRKHGPDAYYGNPDPGRTTPV, encoded by the coding sequence ATGACCGCCCCCGTCCCCGCCCTCCGCGACGGCCTGCGCCAAGAGGTCCTGGAGGCGAACCTGGCCATCCCCCGGGCCGGCCTCGCCGCCCTCACCTGGGGAAACGTCAGCGGAATCGACCGCGAGGCCGGACTCTTCGTCATCAAGCCCTCCGGCGTCCCCTACGACAGCCTCACCCTCGAGGACCTGGTGACCGTCCGCCTGTCCGACGGCGAGATCGTCCACGGCCGTCTGCGCCCCTCCACCGACACCGAGACCCACCGCAGCCTCTACCGCGCCTTCCCCTCCGTCGGCGGCGTCACCCACACCCACTCCACCCACGCCGTCGCCTTCGCCCAGGCCCGCCGCGAGATACCCGTCCTCGGCACCACCCACGCCGACACCTTCAACGGACCCGTCCCCTGCACCCCCGACCTCACCCCCCAGCAGTGCGCGACCGACTACGAGTACAACACCGGCCAGGCCATCGTGGACCTGCTGAACAGCGACGACACACGAGCGGCCGAAGTCCCCGGCGCACTCGTCGCCGGCCACGGCCCCTTCACCTGGGGCCCCACCGCCCGCAAGTCCCTCGAACACGCCGTCATCTGCGAAGCCGTCGCCGACATCGCTCTGCACACCTTCGCCCTCGCCCCCACAAGCCCCCCACCACCCCAACACCTCCTCGACCGCCACTACACCCGCAAACACGGCCCCGACGCCTACTACGGCAACCCCGACCCGGGCAGGACGACCCCCGTGTGA
- a CDS encoding twin-arginine translocase TatA/TatE family subunit, translated as MFGLSELALILLVLIVVLGIRKLPELSRSAGKAARIFKSEAKALKEQDSPEQPPGSGRTVSGAVVDRDEPSARS; from the coding sequence ATGTTCGGCTTGAGTGAACTGGCCCTGATCCTGCTCGTCCTGATCGTGGTCCTCGGGATCAGGAAGCTGCCCGAGCTGTCCCGGTCGGCGGGCAAGGCGGCCCGCATCTTCAAGAGCGAGGCCAAAGCGCTCAAGGAGCAGGACTCTCCGGAGCAGCCGCCCGGTTCGGGGCGGACGGTGTCGGGCGCCGTGGTCGACCGGGATGAGCCGTCGGCCCGGTCGTGA
- a CDS encoding TerD family protein: MGVSLSKGGNVSLSKEAPGLTAVLVGLGWDVRTTTGTDYDLDASALLLDASGKVLSDRHFVFYNNLTSPDGSVEHTGDNLTGEGEGDDESVKVNLAAVPAEVDRIVFPVSIHDAENRGQSFGQVRNAFIRVVNQAGGQEIARYDLSEDASTETAMVFGELYRSGAEWKFRAVGQGYASGLAGIAADFGVNV; encoded by the coding sequence GTGGGAGTTTCCCTGTCCAAGGGCGGCAATGTCTCGCTCAGCAAGGAGGCGCCGGGTCTGACCGCCGTCCTGGTCGGTCTGGGCTGGGACGTACGCACCACCACGGGCACCGACTACGACCTCGACGCCTCCGCACTGCTGCTGGACGCCTCGGGCAAGGTCCTGTCCGACCGGCACTTCGTGTTCTACAACAACCTCACCAGCCCCGACGGTTCGGTCGAGCACACCGGCGACAACCTCACCGGCGAGGGCGAGGGGGACGACGAGAGCGTCAAGGTGAACCTGGCCGCCGTGCCCGCCGAGGTCGACCGCATCGTCTTCCCGGTCTCGATCCACGACGCCGAGAACCGTGGCCAGAGCTTCGGTCAGGTCCGCAACGCCTTCATCCGCGTCGTCAACCAGGCGGGCGGCCAGGAGATCGCCCGCTACGACCTGTCCGAGGACGCCTCGACGGAGACGGCGATGGTGTTCGGAGAGCTCTACCGGAGCGGCGCCGAGTGGAAGTTCCGCGCCGTCGGACAGGGCTACGCCTCCGGCCTCGCCGGGATCGCCGCCGACTTCGGCGTCAACGTCTGA
- a CDS encoding acyl-CoA dehydrogenase family protein gives MPAFSLEPAQTAWCAELRTLAADRLRPLAEKAEPGRVNRPLLAELGRLGLLSRLFSSGAVDLCLMRESLAHACTEAETALALQGLGAHPVHAHGTPAQRERWLPRVADGSAVAAFALSEPGAGSDAAALSLAAEPDGPTGWRLTGEKRWISNAPEADFYTVFARTGEAAGARGVTAFLVPADRPGLTGAALDMLSPHPIGALRFDAVPVTADDVVGEPGRGFRVAMSTLDLFRPSVGAFAVGMSQAALDATLAHTAARDAFGGKLKDLQTVAHQVAEMALRTEAARLMVHAAATAYDTGAPDVRKRAAMAKLFATETAQYVVDAAVQLHGARALHRGHLLEHLYREVRAPRIYEGASEVQRGIIARELYAERELGEERESPGEQESYADRVDRAADRADRSDRADQVGQTGHAERTLVADPEAAP, from the coding sequence ATGCCCGCATTCTCGCTCGAACCGGCACAGACCGCCTGGTGTGCCGAGCTGCGCACCCTGGCCGCCGACCGGCTGCGCCCGCTCGCCGAGAAGGCCGAACCGGGCCGCGTCAACCGCCCGCTCCTCGCCGAACTCGGCCGACTCGGACTGCTGTCCCGGCTGTTCTCCTCGGGCGCCGTCGACCTCTGTCTGATGCGCGAGTCCCTCGCCCACGCCTGCACGGAGGCGGAGACCGCACTCGCCCTCCAGGGCCTCGGCGCGCACCCGGTCCACGCCCACGGCACCCCGGCCCAGCGGGAACGCTGGCTGCCCCGCGTCGCCGACGGCAGCGCGGTGGCCGCGTTCGCGCTGAGCGAGCCGGGGGCGGGCTCGGACGCGGCGGCGCTGTCCCTGGCCGCCGAGCCCGACGGCCCGACCGGCTGGCGCCTGACCGGTGAGAAACGCTGGATCTCCAACGCTCCCGAAGCCGATTTCTACACCGTTTTCGCCCGCACCGGCGAAGCCGCCGGCGCTCGCGGCGTCACCGCGTTCCTGGTCCCCGCCGACCGCCCGGGCCTCACCGGCGCCGCCCTCGACATGCTCTCCCCGCACCCCATCGGCGCCCTCCGCTTCGACGCGGTCCCGGTGACGGCGGACGACGTCGTCGGCGAGCCCGGCCGCGGCTTCCGCGTCGCCATGAGCACCCTCGACCTGTTCCGCCCCAGCGTCGGCGCCTTCGCCGTCGGCATGTCCCAGGCCGCCCTGGACGCGACCCTCGCCCACACGGCGGCCCGGGACGCCTTCGGCGGCAAACTGAAGGACCTGCAGACGGTGGCCCACCAGGTCGCCGAGATGGCCCTGCGCACGGAGGCCGCCCGCCTGATGGTCCACGCGGCGGCCACGGCGTACGACACCGGCGCCCCGGACGTCCGCAAGCGCGCCGCGATGGCGAAGCTGTTCGCCACCGAGACCGCGCAGTACGTCGTCGACGCCGCCGTCCAACTCCACGGCGCACGGGCGCTGCACCGGGGGCACCTGCTCGAACACCTCTACCGCGAGGTACGCGCCCCACGGATCTACGAGGGGGCGAGCGAGGTCCAACGCGGCATCATCGCAAGGGAGTTGTACGCGGAACGGGAGCTGGGGGAGGAACGCGAGTCGCCCGGCGAGCAGGAGTCCTACGCCGACCGGGTCGACCGGGCCGCCGACCGGGCCGACCGATCCGACCGGGCCGACCAAGTCGGTCAGACGGGCCACGCCGAACGCACCCTCGTCGCCGACCCGGAGGCCGCCCCGTGA
- a CDS encoding LacI family DNA-binding transcriptional regulator: MTAVPGSPPTGRAKLADVAKLAGVSVGTASKALNGSGRMRPETRQRVMAAVEALDFRPNQHAQSLHTGRSWTVGLMTTDGIGRFSTPVLLGAEDALGAGKISVLLCDTRGDAIREQHHLRNLTDRRVDGIIVTGRRTDPRPPLKGIDPIPTVYALSPSTDPEDISVVSDDRSGAQLAVEHLLATGRTRIAHITGPAHHAAARDRARHTVELLERSSLELATGRVHFGEWSEAWGRRAAEAVLRTAPDTDAFFCGNDQIARGVADTLRENGLDVPGRIAIVGYDNWDIMALACRPPLTTIDTDLAEIGRQAALRLLDAIGSEPEPGLHTVPCRLVVRESS, from the coding sequence GTGACCGCCGTTCCAGGTTCTCCCCCGACAGGGCGGGCGAAGCTCGCCGACGTTGCCAAGCTGGCCGGCGTCAGTGTCGGGACGGCCTCGAAAGCGCTGAACGGCAGCGGCAGGATGCGGCCCGAGACCCGGCAGCGGGTCATGGCCGCCGTGGAGGCGCTCGACTTCCGCCCCAACCAGCATGCGCAGAGCCTGCACACCGGCCGCAGCTGGACCGTCGGGCTGATGACGACCGACGGCATCGGCCGCTTCAGCACCCCCGTCCTGCTCGGCGCCGAGGACGCGCTCGGCGCCGGCAAGATCTCCGTGCTGCTCTGCGACACCCGCGGCGACGCCATCCGCGAGCAGCACCATCTGCGCAACCTCACCGACCGCCGGGTGGACGGCATCATCGTGACCGGCCGGCGCACCGACCCACGGCCGCCGTTGAAGGGGATAGACCCGATTCCGACGGTCTACGCGCTCTCGCCGTCCACGGACCCGGAGGACATCTCCGTGGTCTCCGACGACCGGAGCGGAGCGCAGCTGGCCGTCGAGCATCTGCTGGCGACCGGCCGCACACGGATCGCGCACATCACCGGCCCCGCCCACCACGCGGCAGCCCGCGACCGCGCCCGCCACACCGTCGAGTTGCTCGAACGCTCCTCGCTGGAGCTCGCCACCGGCCGGGTCCACTTCGGCGAGTGGAGCGAGGCATGGGGGCGCCGGGCCGCCGAAGCGGTCCTGCGCACCGCACCGGACACGGACGCCTTCTTCTGCGGCAACGACCAGATCGCCAGAGGCGTCGCCGACACCCTGCGCGAGAACGGCCTGGACGTCCCCGGCCGGATCGCGATCGTGGGCTACGACAACTGGGACATCATGGCGCTGGCCTGCCGCCCACCCCTCACCACGATCGACACGGACCTCGCGGAGATCGGCCGCCAGGCCGCCCTGCGACTGTTGGACGCCATCGGCTCCGAGCCGGAGCCGGGTCTGCACACCGTTCCCTGCCGGCTCGTGGTCCGCGAATCGAGCTGA